A genomic window from Candidatus Latescibacter sp. includes:
- a CDS encoding LamG domain-containing protein: protein MKFRPLISLFFVFFLLQPSSFILASGAPLSGSPVDFHLSFENLDFMSEDVVALSELKTIKERGITLEDGRFGKGIKMTLTPKKVIIDNMSGIDLDMVTAVVFNTRSRSDWDMFTEPFFWGAGKLNTGSGAVAFWVKGPLAEGDLFDQSAMAWGRTERFLLAVTVDESKRIGAYLADSRYVRHTIRASSPTDASGWTHVALNWDKAQGLELFINGISAASSWGTDAWWETYMPGLMHLPMKNVVYDEMYVFSRPLTPPEISALIKENQPPSSLNAQEDRSAQERDRLAKAIGLSPGMSLPALSPLSENRALSFREITPTLMGDDNIQGRFCNDGRYELAWPHPLAVFTFLPGDASFKAEKLDVETPQGAPYNYVTLEGNLKGMPSVLQDCRKAGDHFTGKTFFDVPQDDRFFYGAQVPREARERFTLPFLKGYGAPDGFKGDVHLPITGETRIHEVGLFDVGEVEDIPAYGEVSYYLRPEVETLGRRYDFALRNLFPPVDRTILAGHLTPPSGNGAWFDTGSLRWNHLITAPMTGRQCYGSIVLDLDVKISGPEDILLVRLRDPGTPHRIWTHAEVKLRGFQSGGKLRLRLDPPPLILAAGDVIWIDITTLNNTALRIGSAQGSRIILNPAPFLASEKAFETKALLPVMAQFTKSYHHQPWLFEKIWPDIMDPHALGGQFDTVMPAMAVNRVLPHSRLAEFYIEWAKPKYYWGSIVDPVKDFPIKEFDIPAGVPRWAYLLHQIQSFRYRVADWLGANQNPDGQFGGGWDDDAIVYRAKLDMPLESPRVLGSYLKLFEGMDATKIFYKGYCQITPTDNLHNYQFVSNRHSALIYKLGDPFIYRRALETAWHLDKPDSTPISWSQGKPFAFDRGVLNWYWGKNLPKQAYRTVDPKTLDENLSRLASWLDDFMFYRHSEARIHTDNQVIYNENYVSAMVMGGAADSTVSAGWIAGGGEDLSRWITYADSSTFTCRLFSFDPLPRNVSLRLFRIEPGDYEVNLSEDRDGVSGNALKTETLTLKRFDIINLVIPPSKAVMLTVKQVRGESGIKPLPDLAVAAYDCVREGSTLRVRVSNLGAAQSENSALVLYDRDNRVLGEMNIPVIPAPTDFREKSLWLLFKNVPEKGILKVVADPQHKMKEIYTGNNEAVIE, encoded by the coding sequence ATGAAATTCAGGCCGCTGATTTCTCTGTTCTTTGTTTTTTTCCTCCTTCAACCTTCATCCTTCATCCTTGCATCCGGCGCTCCTCTGTCCGGCAGCCCGGTTGATTTCCATCTTTCGTTCGAGAATCTCGATTTCATGAGTGAAGATGTTGTCGCCCTCTCGGAATTGAAAACCATCAAGGAACGTGGTATAACCCTGGAAGACGGTCGGTTCGGGAAAGGAATAAAGATGACCCTGACCCCCAAAAAGGTGATCATCGACAACATGAGCGGCATAGACCTCGACATGGTGACCGCGGTGGTGTTCAACACCCGTAGCCGCAGCGACTGGGATATGTTTACCGAACCATTCTTCTGGGGAGCGGGCAAGCTCAACACCGGGAGCGGAGCTGTCGCGTTCTGGGTCAAAGGCCCGCTTGCGGAGGGAGACCTCTTCGACCAGTCTGCCATGGCATGGGGGCGGACCGAGCGTTTCCTCCTTGCTGTGACAGTGGACGAATCGAAACGGATCGGGGCCTATCTCGCCGATTCCCGGTATGTCCGTCATACCATCCGCGCGAGCTCTCCCACCGATGCATCAGGCTGGACACATGTTGCGCTGAACTGGGATAAGGCGCAGGGGCTGGAGCTGTTCATCAATGGTATTTCCGCCGCCTCTTCCTGGGGAACGGATGCCTGGTGGGAAACCTACATGCCCGGACTGATGCACCTTCCCATGAAAAATGTGGTGTATGATGAGATGTATGTCTTTTCCAGGCCGCTGACGCCCCCGGAAATATCCGCGCTCATCAAGGAAAACCAGCCGCCGTCATCGCTGAACGCCCAGGAGGACCGCTCAGCCCAGGAGCGCGACCGTCTCGCCAAAGCCATCGGGCTTTCCCCGGGCATGTCCCTTCCGGCGCTGTCCCCGCTTTCTGAGAACCGGGCGCTCTCGTTCCGTGAAATAACCCCGACTCTCATGGGCGACGATAACATTCAGGGAAGGTTCTGCAACGACGGCCGCTACGAGCTGGCCTGGCCCCATCCCCTGGCGGTGTTCACTTTCCTCCCGGGCGACGCCTCGTTCAAGGCGGAAAAGCTGGATGTTGAGACCCCTCAGGGTGCGCCCTACAACTATGTGACGCTGGAGGGGAACCTGAAAGGAATGCCATCCGTTCTCCAGGATTGCCGGAAAGCGGGGGATCATTTCACCGGGAAAACATTCTTCGATGTGCCCCAGGACGACCGGTTCTTTTACGGCGCACAGGTGCCCCGTGAGGCCCGCGAGCGCTTCACTCTGCCTTTTCTCAAGGGGTACGGCGCTCCCGATGGATTCAAGGGGGATGTGCATCTTCCCATAACCGGCGAAACCCGCATCCATGAAGTCGGCCTGTTCGATGTGGGAGAAGTGGAGGATATCCCCGCGTACGGCGAGGTTTCCTACTATCTCCGGCCGGAAGTGGAAACCCTCGGCCGTCGGTACGATTTCGCCCTGCGAAACCTGTTTCCTCCCGTCGACCGTACCATTCTCGCCGGGCACCTCACACCACCTTCCGGCAATGGCGCATGGTTCGACACCGGCAGCCTGCGGTGGAACCATCTCATCACCGCGCCGATGACCGGAAGGCAATGCTACGGCAGCATCGTCCTCGATCTGGATGTCAAGATCTCCGGCCCGGAAGACATACTCCTGGTGAGGCTCCGCGACCCTGGCACTCCCCACCGGATCTGGACCCATGCCGAGGTAAAACTCCGGGGATTCCAGAGCGGCGGAAAGCTCCGACTCAGGCTCGACCCTCCGCCGCTCATTCTTGCGGCCGGGGATGTAATCTGGATCGATATTACCACGCTGAATAATACTGCCCTGAGAATCGGGAGCGCCCAGGGCAGCCGTATCATTCTCAACCCCGCCCCGTTCCTGGCATCGGAAAAGGCGTTCGAGACAAAAGCCCTCCTGCCTGTGATGGCGCAATTCACAAAATCTTACCACCATCAGCCCTGGCTGTTCGAGAAAATCTGGCCTGACATCATGGATCCCCATGCGCTTGGCGGGCAGTTCGATACGGTCATGCCGGCGATGGCGGTCAACCGAGTTCTCCCCCATTCCCGTCTCGCTGAATTCTATATCGAGTGGGCGAAACCGAAATACTACTGGGGAAGCATCGTCGACCCTGTTAAAGATTTCCCCATAAAAGAGTTCGATATTCCTGCAGGCGTTCCCCGCTGGGCATACCTGCTGCACCAGATACAGAGCTTCCGCTATCGGGTGGCTGACTGGCTCGGCGCAAACCAGAATCCGGACGGCCAATTCGGGGGCGGATGGGACGATGACGCCATCGTTTACCGCGCAAAACTGGACATGCCCCTGGAAAGCCCACGGGTACTGGGAAGCTACCTCAAGCTCTTCGAGGGGATGGACGCCACCAAGATCTTTTACAAGGGATACTGTCAGATAACCCCGACCGACAACCTGCATAACTACCAGTTTGTCAGCAACCGCCACAGCGCCCTGATCTACAAGCTGGGCGACCCTTTCATCTACCGCCGCGCATTGGAGACTGCCTGGCATCTGGACAAGCCGGATTCCACCCCCATCTCCTGGTCGCAGGGAAAACCCTTCGCTTTCGACCGCGGCGTTCTGAACTGGTACTGGGGAAAGAACCTTCCGAAACAGGCCTATCGCACGGTCGATCCCAAAACGCTTGACGAGAACCTGTCACGCCTGGCCTCATGGCTGGACGATTTCATGTTCTACCGTCATTCCGAGGCCCGTATCCATACCGACAACCAGGTCATCTACAATGAGAACTATGTGTCTGCCATGGTGATGGGAGGGGCCGCAGACAGCACCGTTTCGGCGGGATGGATCGCCGGCGGAGGGGAAGACCTGTCCCGGTGGATTACTTACGCCGACAGCAGCACATTTACCTGCCGACTGTTCTCGTTCGATCCCCTGCCGAGGAATGTGAGCCTCCGTCTTTTCCGTATCGAGCCGGGCGATTATGAGGTAAATCTCTCGGAGGATCGGGACGGCGTTTCGGGAAACGCGCTCAAAACTGAAACATTGACGTTGAAACGATTCGATATTATCAACCTGGTTATCCCACCTTCCAAAGCGGTAATGCTCACAGTAAAACAGGTAAGGGGAGAGAGTGGAATCAAACCGCTCCCGGACCTGGCGGTGGCCGCCTACGACTGTGTCAGGGAGGGCAGCACTCTTCGGGTGAGAGTTTCCAATCTTGGCGCGGCGCAGTCGGAAAATTCGGCGCTGGTTCTCTATGACCGTGACAACCGCGTGCTGGGAGAAATGAACATTCCGGTAATACCCGCTCCCACAGATTTCCGGGAAAAATCCCTCTGGCTCTTGTTCAAGAACGTGCCTGAAAAGGGGATATTGAAAGTTGTTGCAGACCCGCAGCATAAGATGAAGGAGATTTATACGGGGAATAATGAGGCGGTGATCGAGTAA
- a CDS encoding type II toxin-antitoxin system HicB family antitoxin, protein MRVFTAVVEKCSETGLYVGYVPGFTGAHSQGETLDELGKNLMEVIEMLLDTGGSGAGFWKKTGRSGMRRSRRIRGTAGLISS, encoded by the coding sequence ATGAGAGTCTTTACCGCTGTTGTTGAAAAGTGTTCTGAAACCGGATTGTACGTGGGGTATGTTCCGGGTTTTACGGGCGCTCACTCGCAAGGGGAGACGCTCGATGAACTTGGAAAGAATCTCATGGAAGTCATCGAGATGCTTCTCGATACCGGCGGTTCCGGCGCTGGTTTCTGGAAAAAGACTGGGAGAAGTGGGATGCGCAGATCGAGGAGGATTCGCGGAACGGCAGGCTTGATTTCCTCGTGA
- a CDS encoding type II toxin-antitoxin system HicA family toxin, with protein sequence MKRADLIRAVEGKGCILLRHGKRHDWYHNPSTKISQPIPRHREIKDSLAAHILKMLGEQS encoded by the coding sequence ATGAAACGCGCCGACCTCATTCGCGCCGTTGAGGGGAAAGGGTGTATACTGCTCCGTCATGGAAAGCGGCATGACTGGTATCATAATCCCTCCACGAAGATTTCCCAGCCGATCCCTCGGCATCGGGAGATAAAAGATAGTCTGGCGGCGCATATTCTCAAAATGCTCGGAGAGCAATCGTGA
- a CDS encoding type II toxin-antitoxin system HicB family antitoxin, giving the protein METRKFVYYQEDEMFIGWLEEYPDYRTQGETLDELKENLKDIYQEISSGAIPSVRRVGELVV; this is encoded by the coding sequence ATGGAAACAAGGAAGTTCGTTTATTATCAGGAAGATGAAATGTTCATCGGCTGGCTGGAGGAGTATCCGGACTACCGGACGCAGGGAGAAACTCTAGATGAATTGAAAGAAAACCTGAAAGATATTTATCAGGAAATTTCGAGCGGCGCCATTCCCTCGGTACGGAGAGTTGGGGAGTTGGTCGTCTGA
- a CDS encoding SUMF1/EgtB/PvdO family nonheme iron enzyme, producing MKRALIACFLLLCVSCGRDRSPLVATGTGVIRIVVSGDGYRGTTARKLPVGAGKTVSTAGLENLEVRVLKSDNSVLDSRVFTPVDGVFDVAINVEALDNLKVLCIGMKSGSVEYFGLNEDVDVKPNKATIVIIYGWNEPFKPEIGSIKPNPSQDGNFTISWTQPPNAATYVLQEADNNTFSGLSTVYSGPDLLKSISGKTSGTYYYRVQASNQYIVKSGWSATSSVVVSISQRKYTISGAVTGADGVLVTLSGDASDSTKVNSGGTYTFTVNENGNYTVTVSKTGFLFTPASKTFSSVSSNQIQNFSATQITRTISGVISGADGVLVTLSGDAAGNQVVNNGGTYSFTVPEGGNYTVTPSKEGSAFTPSVGVFTNVRGNITQDFAAALNKATISGIVTGADSVTVTLSGDASEVQTVNDGGAYTFTVPQGKNFTVTPSKTGYVFTPASKTFSAVTVNQKQNFTASRIMRTISGKVTGASGVTITLSGGASDSRVVSADGGSWSFSVPDGGSYTVAAIKSGYTLSPQSRTFAGIATDQTLNFTAARITHTISGTVTGADAVLVTLSGDASATQTMNSGGSYSFTVGEGGSYTVTPSKSGYVFTPAARTFTNVTADQALNFTAQAPVIPATEVKMVSIPGGTFLMGDVESSGESDEKPIHTVTLSGFEMSAYEITNAQYAKFLNEAMATGEIIPSASIVKGAKGAYSGQGYIYLYESNDINNKCWITYSNNTFAAASGKESWPVVYLTWYGAKAFALYYGLDLPTEAEWEYACRGGRQYKYGTDDGTLGSTKANYNNNFGYPKNIGSYPANPYGLYDMSGNVWEWCSDFYDTYLSGNQGNPTGPQTGVYRVIRSGSWGTNDSDCRSANRALYTPTDWAYHIGFRVARRGPSVTPFKYTLSGTITGAEAVTVTLSGGLSGVQTVNSGGKYSFTVESGGEYTVTPSKSGYVFTPASRTFTNVTAEQTLNFTAQAQVIDVKMVSIPGGTFQMGQSGVAEPVHSVTMSSFQMSEAEITNAQYCAWLNAAKASGDITATGSTVTGAKGTYSGQNYIYLSDTYDANNRCWITFSNNVFSVVTGHENWPVVYVTWYGSKAYAEYYGWDLAREAEWEYACRGGKQYEYGTDDGTISKDKANYWNNGPNNPVNVKSYPKNPFGLYDMSGNVWEWCSDWFESYSSSPATNPTGAQTGSRRVIRGGSWLNDGDVCRFAYRGSGYGPHGRDSSIGFRVVRR from the coding sequence ATGAAACGGGCGCTCATAGCATGTTTCCTTCTCCTGTGCGTTTCCTGCGGCAGGGACAGATCGCCGCTTGTGGCGACAGGAACCGGTGTCATCCGGATAGTCGTCTCCGGAGACGGATACAGGGGAACCACAGCCCGAAAACTCCCGGTAGGCGCTGGAAAAACGGTATCGACCGCCGGTCTCGAAAACCTCGAAGTCAGGGTGCTCAAGAGCGACAATTCTGTTCTTGACAGCAGGGTATTCACACCGGTGGACGGTGTTTTCGATGTGGCAATAAATGTTGAAGCGCTCGACAACCTCAAGGTGCTCTGCATCGGAATGAAAAGCGGTTCGGTCGAATATTTCGGGTTGAACGAGGATGTGGATGTAAAGCCGAACAAAGCTACCATTGTCATCATCTACGGCTGGAACGAGCCGTTCAAACCGGAAATCGGGTCTATAAAGCCGAATCCGAGCCAGGACGGGAATTTCACCATCTCGTGGACCCAGCCCCCCAACGCTGCAACCTATGTGTTGCAGGAAGCCGACAATAACACATTCAGCGGCCTCTCAACCGTGTATTCCGGGCCAGATCTCCTGAAAAGCATATCGGGGAAAACCTCCGGCACCTATTACTACCGCGTTCAGGCGTCCAACCAGTACATTGTAAAGAGCGGATGGAGCGCGACTTCCTCCGTGGTGGTGAGTATATCCCAGCGGAAATATACCATTTCCGGCGCGGTGACCGGAGCGGACGGCGTTCTCGTCACCCTTAGCGGCGACGCCTCCGACAGCACGAAGGTAAATTCCGGAGGAACCTACACGTTTACCGTGAACGAAAATGGGAATTACACCGTAACCGTGTCTAAAACCGGTTTCCTCTTCACACCCGCGTCCAAAACCTTTTCGTCTGTCAGCTCAAACCAGATTCAGAATTTCAGCGCGACACAGATAACCCGCACCATTTCCGGAGTGATTTCCGGCGCAGACGGTGTCCTGGTAACCCTGAGCGGCGACGCCGCGGGGAACCAGGTGGTGAATAACGGCGGAACGTATTCGTTCACGGTGCCTGAAGGGGGGAATTACACGGTGACGCCGTCAAAGGAGGGCAGCGCGTTCACTCCGTCTGTCGGCGTCTTCACGAATGTGCGGGGGAACATCACCCAGGATTTCGCCGCCGCGCTCAACAAGGCGACGATTTCCGGTATCGTGACCGGCGCCGACAGTGTAACGGTGACCCTGAGCGGGGACGCCTCCGAGGTCCAGACTGTCAATGACGGCGGCGCTTATACATTCACCGTACCGCAGGGAAAGAACTTCACAGTGACGCCGTCCAAAACCGGATATGTGTTCACCCCGGCAAGCAAAACATTCAGCGCCGTTACAGTGAACCAGAAGCAGAATTTCACCGCGTCGAGGATCATGCGGACGATTTCCGGGAAGGTGACCGGGGCTTCGGGGGTTACGATTACCCTGAGCGGCGGAGCATCCGACAGCAGGGTGGTGAGCGCCGACGGCGGCTCCTGGTCGTTCTCCGTTCCCGATGGCGGCTCGTATACGGTCGCTGCGATAAAGTCCGGGTACACCCTTTCGCCCCAGTCGAGAACATTCGCCGGCATCGCCACCGACCAGACACTCAACTTCACCGCGGCCCGGATCACCCACACGATTTCCGGGACAGTGACCGGCGCAGACGCTGTTCTGGTAACCCTGAGCGGCGACGCTTCCGCAACGCAAACAATGAACAGCGGGGGGAGTTATTCCTTTACCGTCGGCGAGGGAGGCTCGTATACGGTGACGCCCTCCAAGTCCGGGTACGTGTTCACTCCCGCAGCGAGAACCTTCACCAATGTGACCGCCGACCAGGCGCTGAATTTCACCGCGCAGGCGCCGGTAATTCCCGCCACGGAAGTAAAGATGGTTTCGATCCCCGGCGGGACATTTCTGATGGGGGATGTGGAGAGTTCTGGAGAATCTGATGAAAAACCGATACATACAGTGACGCTCAGCGGATTTGAGATGAGTGCGTATGAGATCACGAACGCGCAATACGCCAAATTCCTAAATGAGGCCATGGCTACCGGAGAAATTATCCCTTCTGCTTCGATCGTTAAAGGTGCGAAGGGAGCGTATAGCGGGCAGGGATACATTTATCTGTACGAAAGTAATGATATAAACAACAAGTGCTGGATTACTTACAGCAACAACACGTTTGCAGCGGCATCCGGAAAAGAAAGCTGGCCGGTGGTGTATCTGACCTGGTACGGAGCGAAAGCATTTGCCCTCTATTATGGACTTGATTTGCCGACTGAAGCTGAATGGGAGTATGCCTGCCGGGGTGGAAGACAGTATAAGTATGGAACAGACGATGGTACATTAGGCAGTACAAAAGCGAATTATAACAACAATTTTGGCTATCCGAAAAATATCGGAAGTTATCCGGCGAATCCGTATGGCCTTTATGACATGAGCGGAAATGTGTGGGAGTGGTGCAGCGACTTTTACGACACGTATCTCAGCGGGAACCAAGGCAATCCCACAGGACCGCAAACCGGCGTATACCGCGTCATTCGCAGCGGAAGTTGGGGTACCAACGACTCCGACTGCCGGTCGGCCAATCGTGCTCTCTACACTCCGACAGACTGGGCATACCACATAGGCTTCCGTGTCGCCCGCCGCGGGCCTTCAGTGACACCTTTTAAATATACCCTTTCCGGCACCATCACCGGCGCGGAAGCTGTCACAGTAACACTGAGCGGCGGCCTCTCCGGAGTTCAGACCGTGAACAGCGGCGGGAAATATTCGTTCACCGTGGAGTCCGGAGGCGAGTACACGGTGACGCCCTCCAAATCCGGGTACGTGTTCACTCCCGCATCGAGAACCTTCACCAATGTGACCGCCGAACAGACGCTGAATTTCACCGCACAGGCGCAGGTAATTGATGTAAAGATGGTTTCTATCCCCGGCGGGACGTTCCAGATGGGCCAATCTGGTGTTGCCGAACCCGTCCACTCAGTGACGATGAGCTCCTTTCAGATGAGCGAGGCGGAGATCACAAACGCGCAGTATTGCGCCTGGCTGAATGCAGCAAAGGCGTCAGGTGACATTACGGCGACGGGTTCAACTGTGACCGGTGCGAAGGGGACATACAGCGGTCAGAATTATATCTATTTGTCTGATACCTATGATGCGAATAACCGCTGCTGGATAACGTTTAGCAATAATGTATTCAGCGTGGTAACCGGTCATGAGAACTGGCCGGTGGTATATGTGACCTGGTACGGTTCAAAGGCGTATGCGGAGTATTATGGATGGGATTTGGCGCGGGAGGCGGAGTGGGAGTATGCATGTCGTGGAGGGAAACAATATGAATATGGGACGGATGATGGAACGATAAGCAAAGACAAGGCTAATTATTGGAATAACGGACCGAATAATCCCGTGAATGTAAAGAGCTACCCGAAGAATCCATTTGGTCTTTATGACATGAGCGGAAATGTGTGGGAGTGGTGCAGCGACTGGTTCGAGAGCTACAGCTCGTCGCCTGCTACTAATCCTACTGGTGCACAAACTGGATCGCGCCGTGTTATCCGCGGCGGTAGTTGGCTCAACGACGGCGACGTTTGCCGGTTTGCTTACCGTGGCAGCGGCTACGGCCCGCACGGCAGGGACTCCAGTATCGGGTTCCGTGTGGTGCGCCGTTAG